One Sporomusaceae bacterium ACPt DNA window includes the following coding sequences:
- the ilvC_2 gene encoding Ketol-acid reductoisomerase (NAD(+)), translating to MSKMYYEQDARWELLQGKTVAIIGYGSQGHAHALNLRDSGVKVIVGLHEGSKSAGKAREEGLTVTDVAQAVAQADITMVLIPDEKQAKVYAESIAPNLKPGSALAFAHGFNIHFNQIVPPANVDVFMVAPKGPGHLVRRVFTEGGGVPCLMAVYQDFNGNTQDLALAYAKGIGGARAGVLVTTFKDETESDLFGEQAVLCGGVTELIKAGFDTLVEAGYEPELAYFECLHEMKLIVDLMYEGGMAAMRYSISDTAEYGDYVTGRRIITDETRNEMKKILAEIQDGSFARNWILENQANRPMFNAKRRQEAAHKIEIVGKELRSMMSWLQKK from the coding sequence ATGAGCAAAATGTATTATGAACAAGATGCCCGCTGGGAACTTCTGCAAGGTAAGACGGTAGCCATCATCGGCTACGGCAGTCAGGGCCACGCCCATGCATTGAATCTAAGAGACAGTGGCGTTAAAGTAATCGTCGGCCTCCATGAAGGCAGCAAATCAGCCGGTAAAGCCCGCGAAGAGGGCCTGACAGTTACCGATGTCGCCCAGGCAGTAGCGCAGGCGGATATTACCATGGTCCTTATTCCTGATGAAAAGCAGGCTAAAGTATATGCCGAATCAATTGCTCCCAACTTAAAGCCGGGTTCGGCCCTTGCCTTTGCCCACGGTTTTAACATTCATTTTAACCAGATTGTCCCGCCGGCTAATGTTGATGTATTTATGGTGGCCCCCAAAGGACCTGGCCATCTGGTACGCCGGGTATTTACCGAAGGTGGCGGTGTACCTTGCCTTATGGCAGTATATCAAGATTTTAACGGCAATACTCAGGATTTGGCCCTGGCTTATGCCAAAGGCATCGGCGGTGCCCGGGCCGGCGTATTGGTAACTACCTTCAAAGATGAAACCGAATCCGACCTCTTCGGCGAGCAGGCAGTCCTGTGCGGTGGCGTGACTGAGTTAATTAAAGCCGGGTTTGATACCCTGGTTGAAGCCGGATACGAGCCTGAGCTGGCCTATTTTGAGTGTTTGCACGAGATGAAGCTTATCGTTGACCTTATGTATGAAGGCGGCATGGCCGCCATGCGCTACTCGATCAGCGACACTGCCGAATATGGTGATTATGTGACCGGCCGGCGGATTATTACCGATGAAACCCGCAATGAAATGAAGAAAATTTTGGCCGAAATTCAGGATGGCAGCTTTGCGAGAAACTGGATCCTGGAAAACCAGGCAAATCGTCCGATGTTTAACGCCAAGCGCCGTCAGGAAGCCGCTCATAAGATTGAGATCGTGGGAAAAGAACTGCGTTCGATGATGTCCTGGCTGCAAAAAAAATAG
- the leuA_2 gene encoding 2-isopropylmalate synthase: MEARQIQIFDTTLRDGEQTPGVSLQTEEKVEIALALAKLKVDVIEAGFPIASPGDFDAVSQIAARVKGPLIAGLARANQKDIETAYQAVKKSDRPRIHTFIATSDIHLEHKLKMSRNEVLERAEQAVRYAKSLVPDVEFSAEDASRSDWDYLCQVYTRAIAAGANVINIPDTVGYSTPVEFAALITYIREHVPNIEQAVVSVHCHDDLGMAVANSLAAIAAGAGQVECTINGLGERAGNASLEELVMALNTRREYYRAGTNIATRQIYRTSRLVSTLTGIVVPPNKAIVGDNAFAHESGIHQHGVLNNSLTYEIMRPEAVGISRNAIVLGKHSGRHAFEERLKHLGYELDADTINNLFVKFKELADRKKMVFDKDIEAMVAEKAAVRPEWYNLVYHHVVSGNQTLATASVQLKTSAGVSEAACFGDGPVDATFKAIEQAVGFPIGLHDYQLKAVTAGEDALGEATVWIERDGRKFSGRGLSTDVIEASAKAYVNAINKMLAVCGFPVDQQATGR; the protein is encoded by the coding sequence ATGGAAGCTAGACAAATTCAAATATTTGACACTACCCTCCGTGATGGCGAGCAAACGCCGGGAGTAAGCCTGCAAACAGAAGAAAAGGTGGAGATCGCGCTAGCTCTAGCCAAGCTCAAGGTCGATGTCATTGAAGCTGGATTTCCGATTGCCTCGCCTGGCGATTTTGATGCTGTCAGCCAGATTGCCGCCAGGGTAAAAGGCCCCTTGATCGCCGGCCTGGCCCGTGCCAACCAAAAAGACATTGAAACTGCCTATCAAGCTGTCAAGAAATCGGATAGGCCGCGCATCCATACCTTTATTGCCACTAGTGATATTCACCTTGAACATAAGCTGAAAATGAGCCGGAATGAGGTGCTTGAACGGGCTGAACAGGCGGTGCGCTATGCCAAAAGCCTGGTGCCTGATGTCGAGTTTTCCGCTGAAGATGCCTCGCGCTCTGACTGGGATTACCTGTGTCAGGTATATACCAGAGCCATTGCCGCCGGCGCCAATGTTATCAACATTCCCGATACCGTGGGCTACAGCACGCCGGTTGAATTTGCCGCTCTGATTACCTATATTCGCGAGCATGTACCTAATATTGAGCAGGCGGTCGTTAGCGTCCACTGCCATGACGACCTGGGAATGGCGGTTGCCAACTCGCTGGCTGCCATAGCAGCCGGCGCCGGCCAGGTTGAGTGTACAATCAACGGTTTGGGCGAGCGGGCAGGCAATGCTTCCCTGGAAGAACTGGTAATGGCGTTAAACACCCGCCGGGAGTATTACCGCGCCGGAACCAATATTGCCACTCGGCAGATTTACCGGACTTCCCGCCTGGTAAGCACATTGACCGGTATTGTTGTACCACCAAACAAAGCCATCGTCGGCGATAATGCGTTTGCCCATGAATCAGGCATCCATCAGCACGGCGTGCTCAATAACTCGCTCACTTACGAGATTATGCGTCCTGAGGCAGTGGGGATTAGCCGGAATGCCATCGTGCTTGGCAAGCACTCGGGCCGTCATGCTTTTGAAGAACGTCTTAAGCATTTGGGCTATGAATTGGACGCCGACACTATAAATAACTTGTTTGTTAAGTTCAAGGAGCTGGCTGACCGCAAAAAGATGGTCTTTGATAAAGATATTGAGGCCATGGTTGCCGAAAAAGCGGCAGTCCGGCCTGAATGGTACAATCTGGTGTATCATCATGTGGTAAGCGGCAACCAGACGCTGGCTACCGCCTCGGTGCAGCTTAAAACCAGCGCCGGAGTGAGTGAAGCCGCCTGTTTTGGTGATGGTCCGGTTGATGCCACTTTTAAGGCTATTGAGCAAGCGGTCGGTTTTCCTATCGGCCTCCACGATTACCAGCTTAAAGCGGTAACCGCCGGGGAGGACGCGTTAGGTGAAGCTACGGTGTGGATTGAGCGGGACGGGCGCAAATTTAGCGGCCGGGGCCTTTCTACCGACGTCATTGAAGCAAGCGCTAAAGCTTATGTCAACGCTATTAACAAAATGCTGGCTGTATGCGGATTTCCCGTAGACCAGCAAGCTACAGGGAGGTAA
- the dmdA gene encoding 2,3-dimethylmalate dehydratase large subunit codes for MARPMTMTEKIFAAHAGLSEVVPGQLIKAKLDVVLGNDITAPPAIKEFEQMSDTVFDKDKIVLVPDHFTPNKDIKSAEMAKTVREFARRHNITHYFEVGRMGIEHVLLPEQGLVAPGEVIIGADSHTCTYGALGAFATGVGSTDMAAAMATGETWFKVPASIKVELTGRLSKWVSGKDVILKLIGMIGVDGARYQSLEFTGEGVASLSMTDRLTIANMAIEAGAKNGIFPVDDITKQYLARRVKKPYTPVAADTDAEYVRTVTINLDELTPVVALPHLPENVRPVSDIQPTPIHQVVIGSCTNGRIEDLGQAAAILEGRQVHQDVRAIIIPGSQDVYLEAVKLGYVETFIKAGAVVSTPTCGPCLGGHMGILAKGERAVATTNRNFRGRMGHVDSEVYLASPAVAAASAVLGRIAGPEEVA; via the coding sequence ATGGCTAGACCCATGACTATGACGGAAAAGATATTTGCCGCTCATGCCGGACTCAGTGAGGTTGTTCCCGGCCAGCTTATCAAAGCCAAATTGGATGTTGTGCTGGGCAATGACATCACGGCTCCGCCGGCCATCAAAGAGTTTGAACAAATGAGCGATACAGTTTTTGATAAAGATAAGATTGTGCTGGTGCCTGATCACTTTACTCCCAACAAGGATATCAAGTCGGCTGAAATGGCTAAAACCGTGCGCGAATTTGCCCGCAGGCACAATATTACCCACTACTTTGAGGTAGGGCGCATGGGCATAGAACATGTGCTATTGCCTGAACAGGGGCTGGTAGCTCCTGGTGAAGTCATTATCGGCGCTGACTCGCATACTTGTACTTACGGCGCGCTGGGAGCTTTCGCCACCGGCGTCGGTTCAACTGACATGGCGGCAGCCATGGCTACCGGGGAGACCTGGTTTAAAGTTCCGGCCAGCATTAAGGTTGAACTTACCGGACGGTTGTCTAAGTGGGTGTCAGGCAAGGACGTTATCTTAAAACTAATTGGCATGATTGGCGTTGATGGGGCCCGGTATCAGTCACTGGAGTTTACCGGTGAAGGCGTGGCATCACTGAGCATGACCGACAGGCTGACTATTGCCAATATGGCTATCGAAGCCGGGGCCAAGAACGGGATATTCCCGGTAGATGACATTACTAAACAATACTTGGCCCGCCGGGTCAAGAAACCCTATACGCCGGTTGCTGCCGACACTGACGCGGAATATGTGCGGACAGTCACGATTAACTTAGATGAGCTCACTCCGGTTGTGGCTTTGCCGCATCTTCCGGAAAACGTGCGCCCGGTGAGCGACATTCAGCCTACACCTATTCATCAGGTGGTCATCGGTTCATGTACCAATGGCCGGATTGAAGATTTGGGGCAGGCTGCCGCCATTCTCGAAGGGCGGCAAGTGCATCAGGATGTGCGGGCCATCATTATCCCCGGCAGCCAGGATGTGTACCTTGAGGCAGTCAAACTCGGATATGTTGAAACATTTATAAAAGCCGGAGCGGTAGTCAGCACCCCGACTTGCGGCCCGTGCCTCGGCGGTCATATGGGCATCCTGGCCAAAGGCGAGCGGGCGGTGGCCACTACCAACCGTAACTTCCGCGGCCGGATGGGGCATGTTGACAGTGAAGTATATCTGGCCAGTCCGGCAGTAGCGGCGGCAAGCGCAGTTTTGGGGCGGATTGCCGGGCCTGAGGAGGTAGCATAA
- the dmdB_3 gene encoding 2,3-dimethylmalate dehydratase small subunit, producing the protein MKFSGKVWRYGDNVDTDVIIPARYLNTADMRELAVHAMEDIDPTFAGNVRQGDIIVAGKNFGCGSSREHAPGALKAAGIVCVVAESFARIFYRNAINIGLPLIELGEGDINIKAGDTLAVDLDAGTLENVSTGETFAVPPLPGFIQEIARSGGLVNYTRQLLAAKGGNHE; encoded by the coding sequence ATGAAGTTTTCAGGAAAAGTGTGGCGTTATGGCGATAATGTGGATACAGATGTAATTATCCCGGCACGGTATTTAAACACTGCCGATATGCGCGAACTGGCCGTTCATGCCATGGAAGACATCGATCCAACCTTTGCCGGTAATGTGCGGCAGGGTGATATTATTGTAGCCGGTAAGAACTTTGGTTGTGGTTCGTCGCGGGAACATGCGCCAGGCGCCCTTAAGGCTGCCGGTATTGTCTGTGTGGTAGCCGAAAGCTTTGCCCGCATATTTTACCGCAATGCCATTAATATCGGTCTGCCGCTGATTGAACTGGGCGAAGGAGACATTAATATTAAGGCCGGAGATACATTGGCTGTTGACCTGGATGCCGGTACGCTTGAAAATGTGAGCACCGGCGAAACATTTGCCGTGCCGCCGCTGCCTGGCTTTATCCAGGAGATTGCCCGTTCCGGCGGGTTGGTCAACTATACCCGCCAGTTGCTTGCGGCCAAGGGGGGTAACCATGAGTAA
- the leuB gene encoding 3-isopropylmalate dehydrogenase — protein sequence MSKHIVVIPGDGIGAEITAAALNVAQAAADKCGFNFTHQIKQAGGAAIDEYGVPLPEDTVEACRQADGVLLGAVGGPKWDNVAPELRAEKAILGLRKALGLYANLRPVKVFPALAGQSPLKPEIVSSVDILIVRELSGGIYYGARQEAAVVSGVEQACDSEVYSRPEIERIVRLACRAAIGRKGKVTSVDKANVLATSRLWRKVAGEVAQGFANIELNHMYVDNCAMQLVLNPGSFDVIVTSNLFGDILSDEAAVLSGSIGLLPSASLGDGTGLYEPIHGSAPDIAGKGIANPLGTILSAAMLFRYSLGQEQAAAMIEKAVNQVLDDGYRTADIYQQGFTKVSTEEMGRQVIARLG from the coding sequence ATGAGTAAACATATTGTAGTTATTCCCGGTGACGGTATCGGCGCCGAAATTACGGCAGCCGCCCTGAACGTGGCGCAAGCTGCGGCTGATAAGTGCGGTTTTAATTTTACCCATCAAATCAAGCAAGCAGGCGGGGCGGCTATTGATGAATACGGTGTGCCGCTGCCTGAGGACACCGTCGAGGCCTGCCGCCAGGCCGACGGGGTGCTGCTGGGGGCGGTCGGCGGCCCCAAATGGGACAATGTCGCCCCTGAACTCCGGGCCGAAAAGGCGATTTTAGGCTTGCGCAAGGCGCTCGGGTTATATGCTAACCTGCGGCCGGTTAAAGTTTTTCCGGCACTGGCCGGGCAGTCGCCGCTCAAACCTGAAATAGTAAGCTCGGTTGATATTCTTATTGTCCGCGAGCTCAGCGGCGGCATCTACTATGGCGCGCGTCAGGAAGCCGCCGTGGTAAGCGGTGTCGAGCAGGCTTGCGACAGCGAAGTATACAGCAGGCCGGAAATTGAGCGGATTGTGCGGTTGGCCTGCCGGGCGGCTATTGGCCGGAAAGGTAAGGTCACATCAGTCGATAAAGCCAATGTGCTGGCCACTTCCCGCCTGTGGCGGAAAGTGGCCGGCGAAGTGGCGCAAGGCTTCGCGAATATAGAACTTAATCATATGTATGTTGATAACTGTGCCATGCAGTTGGTTTTAAACCCAGGCAGTTTTGACGTAATTGTCACCAGCAATTTGTTTGGTGATATTTTAAGCGATGAAGCGGCAGTACTGTCAGGTTCCATCGGTCTCTTGCCGTCAGCCAGTCTGGGCGACGGTACCGGCTTATATGAGCCCATTCACGGTTCGGCTCCTGACATAGCCGGTAAGGGAATTGCTAATCCGTTAGGAACAATATTGTCGGCAGCCATGTTGTTTAGGTATTCGCTGGGGCAGGAACAGGCGGCCGCCATGATTGAAAAAGCAGTTAATCAAGTTCTGGACGACGGGTATCGTACCGCAGATATTTATCAGCAAGGCTTTACCAAAGTATCGACCGAGGAAATGGGTCGTCAAGTAATCGCCAGATTGGGGTGA